The following proteins come from a genomic window of Triticum aestivum cultivar Chinese Spring chromosome 6A, IWGSC CS RefSeq v2.1, whole genome shotgun sequence:
- the LOC123130705 gene encoding E2F-associated phosphoprotein: MKKGTRYRACPPAQTLQAARLRRHIGFAAYVSCPQAAPSPIVREEKEKRKEREGWKEVKGDCAEEYKGFMEPEVSKEAEKQPMEVEAGDPADPRDLVSSDDEIDYSVEPEFYDPAVDDVDERWAHKQRKGRTSDAVLSCPACFTTLCLDSQRHEKYVNQYRAMFVCNCKVKTDQILREGKGKRKNRKVTAVDSATPEVANKGPVYHPVCCEICSTEVGVFDEDEVYHFFNVIPSNS, from the exons ATGAAAAAAGGAACACGTTACCGGGCCTGCCCACCAGCGCAAACGCTTCAGGCGGCGCGTCTAAGGCGGCATATAGGATTTGCCGCCTATGTTTCGTGCCCGCAGGCCGCACCCTCTCCCATCGTCAGAgaagagaaggagaagaggaaAGAGCGAGAGGGCTGGAAAGAAGTAAAGGGAGACTGCGCCGAGGAGTACAAAGGATTCATGGAGCCCGAGGTCTCCAAGGAAGCGGAGAAGCAGCCGATGGAGGTGGAGGCCGGAGATCCAGCAGACCCCCGCGACCTAG TGTCCAGCGACGACGAGATAGACTACTCCGTGGAGCCCGAGTTCTACGACCCCGCCGTAGACGATGTTGATGAGCGCTGGGCGCACAAGCAGAGGAAAGGACGGACTTCTGACGCCGTGCTCAGCTGCCCCGCGTGTTTCACTACCTTGTGCCTGGATTCCCAGAG GCACGAAAAGTATGTAAACCAGTACCGTGCAATGTTTGTGTGCAACTGCAAGGTCAAGACTGATCAGATTCTAcgggaggggaaaggaaaaaggaagaatcGGAAAGTAACGGCTGTTGATTCTGCTACACCAGAAGTTGCAAACAAGGGGCCAGTTTATCACCCTGTTTGTTGTGAGATCTGCTCAACTGAGGTTGGAGTGTTTGATGAAGATGAAGTTTACCACTTCTTTAATGTCATTCCTAGTAACTCATGA
- the LOC123130706 gene encoding uncharacterized protein encodes MADHRESPDTRSSIPDDLIPEIISRLPARAVLRSRAICKLWRSIIDDDRFPHAHRRHQPHMPLLRLYRDDSLASPELNPPYLRVRIEGIDLRARASQPVLRFAVAQEHKHAVESEEKRPRRDRNFRHIDPATLWHPSAFDVHGSCDGVLLISHGWSIYAYNPATRCWADLPENGSIVIGFYVHRPSGNFHILLSHRLCRAEHWVFTMGHKVVQRRIASPDFLSDQNTIRPACESPPALVSGNLHWLPQSFQSDRQLLVFDTVSETFRWMSPSDVDADGRALLELEGMLTMTVRGERTVQLWVMPNYEQPAWFCKLQFSLSVDHIDRFSGVAVVSLEGDVLVHGERCVLQCDSKGRVQKHHKLDCHRTVAMPHLFKENLVRHGCLDCPQPKAGWRGRERPPFFRDMRWMLLPYMKVDGEVIPQKM; translated from the coding sequence ATGGCGGATCACAGAGAATCCCCTGATACTCGTAGCAGCATCCCGGATGACCTGATCCCCGAGATCATCTCCCGCCTGCCTGCCCGAGCGGTCCTTCGTTCCCGCGCCATCTGCAAGCTGTGGCGCAGCATCATCGACGACGACCGGTTTCCCCACGCCCACCGCCGACATCAGCCGCACATGCCCCTGCTGCGCCTCTACCGCGACGACAGCCTAGCATCCCCGGAACTGAACCCGCCGTACTTGCGCGTCCGCATCGAAGGCATCGACCTCCGCGCTCGCGCGTCCCAGCCGGTGCTCCGTTTCGCCGTCGCTCAAGAGCACAAGCACGCCGTCGAGTCCGAGGAGAAGCGGCCGCGACGGGACCGCAATTTCCGGCACATCGATCCGGCGACGCTGTGGCACCCCAGCGCGTTCGACGTCCACGGCTCCTGCGACGGCGTCCTCCTCATCTCCCACGGATGGAGCATATATGCATACAATCCTGCCACGCGCTGCTGGGCCGACCTCCCCGAAAACGGCAGCATCGTCATCGGCTTCTACGTGCATCGCCCTTCCGGCAACTTCCATATCCTGTTGTCCCACCGGCTCTGTCGTGCCGAGCACTGGGTCTTCACCATGGGCCACAAGGTGGTCCAGAGGCGCATTGCCTCCCCCGACTTTCTGTCCGATCAGAATACGATCCGCCCCGCCTGCGAGTCGCCGCCGGCCCTCGTCTCCGGCAACCTGCACTGGCTGCCGCAGAGCTTCCAGAGCGACAGACAACTGCTGGTGTTCGACACCGTCTCGGAGACGTTCCGGTGGATGAGCCCATCCGACGTAGATGCGGACGGACGGGCGCTGCTGGAGCTCGAGGGCATGCTTACCATGACCGTGCGCGGGGAGAGGACGGTGCAGCTCTGGGTCATGCCGAACTACGAGCAACCTGCCTGGTTCTGCAAGCTCCAGTTCTCACTCTCGGTGGATCACATCGACCGCTTCTCCGGCGTGGCAGTCGTGTCGCTGGAGGGAGACGTGCTGGTCCATGGCGAGCGCTGCGTGTTGCAGTGCGATTCCAAGGGGAGAGTGCAGAAACATCACAAGCTTGATTGCCACCGGACCGTCGCCATGCCACACTTGTTTAAAGAAAACCTTGTTCGACATGGCTGCCTTGATTGTCCACAGCCCAAGGCAGGGTGGCGTGGTCGTGAGAGACCACCTTTTTTCCGCGATATGCGATGGATGCTACTACCGTACATGAAAGTGGATGGTGAAGTAATCCCTCAAAAAATGTAA
- the LOC123127809 gene encoding putative PAP-specific phosphatase, mitochondrial, which yields MRTRIPAKKESAVLLPPHARTHTHMPLLHPSLPPHRLLVVRQCRLIAPPVHPPSRLSVRAAAAAPVAHEVCALPFPPDRASHHRELAAAVASVERACRLCVDVRASMLVGDEKILEKNDQTHVTIADFGVQALISFELQQLFPSIPLVAEEDSAFIRSSNTADSKSNTLVESISSFFTKHVNNNGPPLTHDDVLRAIDRGGKDAVSFDSNPATYWLLDPIDGTKGFLKGEDSLYVVGLALVVDGKLAVGVMGCPNLTETTVGDTEDESIAACPGHGILMVSHVGCGTWSRPMSAEIGQLTTAPDVWKRCSVDPCSVAQMARFCIVDSHTWDMMPLSAHFSSTMDESEPRDENKILLQNSCGGSLSKYLLVACGRMSVFILLARAEKLLKAWDHAVGVICVEEAGGQTCDWSGKPLDFGADLTGHRIIYPSGGVLATNGALHDKLVEMVSANYKNSNVE from the exons ATGCGAACACGCATCCCTGCAAAAAAAGAGTCGGCCGTTCTGCTCCCGCCacacgcgcgcacgcacacacacatgccGCTCCTCCACCCCTCGCTTCCGCCGCACCGCCTCCTCGTCGTCCGGCAGTGCAGGCTCATCGCCCCGCCGGTGCATCCTCCCTCCCGCCTCTCCGTAAG ggcggcggcggcggcaccggtCGCGCATGAGGTGTGCGCGCTACCCTTCCCGCCGGACCGCGCCTCCCACCACCGCGAGCTCGCCGCGGCCGTCGCCTCCGTCGAGCGCGCCTGCCGCCTCTGCGTGGAT GTGAGGGCATCAATGCTTGTAGGTGACGAGAAGATTCTTGAAAAGAACGATCAAACTCATGTGACAATTGCAGATTTTGGAGTTCAGGCCCTTATCAGCTTTG AGCTACAACAACTGTTCCCATCGATACCTCTGGTGGCAGAAGAGGACTCAGCATTTATACGGTCCTCTAATACTGCTGATAGTAAGAGTAATACACTTGTTGAGTCCATTTCAAGTTTTTTCACAAAACATGTGAATAACAACGGTCCTCCTTTAACTCATGATGATGTGCTGAGAGCTATTGACAGAGGAGGCAAGGATGCTGTCTCCTTTGATTCAAATCCTGCTACTTATTGG CTACTTGACCCGATTGATGGTACCAAGGGTTTCTTGAAAGGGGAGGATTCTTTGTATGTG GTGGGTTTGGCTCTTGTGGTGGATGGAAAGTTAGCAGTAGGAGTGATGGGATGCCCAAATTTGACCGAGACTACCGTAGGCGACACGGAAGATGAAAGTATTGCGGCTTGTCCTGGCCATGGCATCCTTATGGTGTCTCATGTAGGCTGTGGTACTTGGTCTAGGCCCATGTCTGCTGAGATTGGCCAATTGACAACGGCACCGGATGTTTGGAAGAGATGCTCTGTTGATCCCTGTTCAGTTGCACAGATGGCACGCTTCTGCATTGTTGATAGCCATACTTGGGATATGATGCCATTATCTGCCCACTTCAGCTCGACAATGGATGAATCTGAGCCGAGAGATGAGAACAAGATTCTTCTCCAAAATTCTTGCGGTGGAAG CTTGTCCAAGTATCTCTTGGTAGCTTGTGGGAGAATGTCAGTTTTTATCCTCCTAGCACGGGCGGAAAAACTACTCAAG GCTTGGGATCATGCTGTTGGGGTAATTTGTGTTGAGGAAGCTGGAGGTCAG ACATGTGATTGGAGCGGGAAACCATTGGATTTTGGAGCTGACCTAACCGGGCATAGAATCATCTATCCTTCGGGTGGTGTTCTGGCGACAAACGGTGCTCTTCATGACAAGCTTGTGGAAATGGTCTCAGCAAATTACAAAAATAGCAACGTTGAATAG